The Methylomusa anaerophila genome has a segment encoding these proteins:
- a CDS encoding peptide ABC transporter substrate-binding protein: protein MQQVTKRLLVVVIIILLSINTACTFNKNESPAPPAPKTVIKPGGQLRYGSLQEPNTLNPLMSDLLATAEFGKLIFSGLVTTNDKGEWIPDLAMEVPAVANGGVSSDGLTVTYRLKQGVAWHDGIPFTAEDVTYTWQFIMNRQANVMSREGYDKIVTVDVPNPYTAVVKFREYYAPFLTLFATILPKHKLENAVDMNKAPFNREPVGTGPFKFKEWRYGEALFLDANTSYFRGKPNLDGIIFKVIPDSTMAISQLKANEVDIVSNVNFAQYEQVKAIPGVRTVTTPTMVWEHFDFNLDNALFQDIQVRKAVALAIDRQAIVTNVFKGMAVPAVGDQSPLSWAYNPTQYSAARSINGAKELLIKAGWQLGPDEIFAREGRKLSFSLAIPAGNKEREQVAAAIAAQLKEAGILAEVRPIDAPAFFSDVLKNRRFETALFGWVAGLDPDNLDLWHSRKIPFAGNNYEGQNYAGWRNPEVDKLTDQGAKIVDVGARKEIYFRIQDLIREEVPVIPLYFHVNIDAVQETVANYQPGPSPAGSLWNAWQWGFVSSQ from the coding sequence ATGCAACAGGTAACGAAGCGTTTGCTCGTTGTTGTGATTATAATATTATTAAGCATCAATACGGCTTGTACATTCAACAAGAACGAATCTCCGGCTCCGCCGGCCCCAAAAACTGTTATTAAGCCTGGCGGACAGTTACGATATGGAAGCCTGCAGGAACCAAACACCTTGAATCCGTTAATGTCGGATTTACTTGCAACCGCTGAATTTGGAAAATTGATCTTCAGTGGACTGGTTACTACTAACGATAAAGGGGAATGGATTCCCGATCTGGCAATGGAGGTGCCTGCCGTTGCCAACGGTGGAGTAAGCTCTGACGGATTAACCGTAACATATCGTTTAAAACAGGGAGTTGCCTGGCATGATGGAATCCCTTTCACCGCTGAGGATGTTACGTATACCTGGCAATTTATAATGAATCGCCAGGCAAACGTCATGTCACGGGAGGGTTACGACAAAATTGTCACTGTCGATGTTCCTAACCCCTATACCGCAGTTGTTAAATTTAGGGAATATTACGCCCCTTTTCTGACCCTTTTTGCGACGATTTTGCCCAAGCATAAATTAGAAAACGCCGTTGATATGAATAAGGCGCCATTCAACCGCGAACCAGTGGGCACCGGTCCGTTTAAATTTAAGGAATGGCGGTATGGGGAAGCTCTCTTTCTGGATGCTAACACCAGTTATTTTCGCGGCAAGCCCAATTTAGACGGAATTATTTTCAAGGTCATTCCCGATTCCACTATGGCGATTTCTCAGCTTAAAGCCAATGAAGTAGATATAGTCAGCAACGTTAACTTTGCTCAGTATGAGCAAGTAAAAGCAATTCCGGGTGTGCGAACAGTTACTACTCCTACCATGGTCTGGGAGCATTTTGATTTTAATTTAGACAATGCCTTATTTCAGGATATTCAGGTTCGCAAGGCTGTTGCCTTAGCTATTGATCGTCAAGCTATAGTAACTAATGTATTTAAGGGAATGGCCGTGCCTGCCGTTGGCGACCAATCGCCTTTATCGTGGGCGTACAATCCGACGCAATATTCTGCTGCCAGGAGTATTAACGGGGCAAAAGAACTGCTAATTAAAGCCGGTTGGCAGCTGGGTCCGGATGAGATATTTGCCAGGGAAGGGCGCAAACTGTCTTTTTCATTGGCAATTCCGGCCGGAAACAAAGAAAGGGAACAAGTGGCTGCCGCAATTGCTGCACAGCTTAAGGAAGCAGGCATTCTGGCGGAAGTAAGGCCAATAGACGCACCGGCCTTTTTCAGCGATGTTCTGAAAAATCGCCGCTTTGAGACCGCTTTGTTCGGTTGGGTGGCTGGTTTGGACCCTGACAACCTTGATTTGTGGCATTCCCGGAAAATACCTTTTGCAGGTAACAACTACGAGGGGCAAAATTATGCCGGTTGGCGTAATCCGGAAGTGGACAAACTTACTGACCAAGGCGCCAAAATTGTTGATGTTGGCGCCAGAAAAGAAATCTATTTTCGTATTCAGGACCTGATTAGGGAGGAAGTACCTGTAATACCGCTGTATTTTCACGTCAACATAGACGCGGTGCAAGAGACGGTGGCAAACTATCAGCCTGGTCCTTCTCCTGCTGGAAGCTTATGGAATGCATGGCAGTGGGGGTTTGTCTCCAGTCAGTAA
- the coaE gene encoding dephospho-CoA kinase (Dephospho-CoA kinase (CoaE) performs the final step in coenzyme A biosynthesis.), which yields MVILGLTGGIASGKSTVSGMLKDMGAYIVDADKLAREIAAKGKPTWREIVNRFGDGILDPNGEIDRKRLGQMVFADEVLRKELENITHPRIKEAAYAEIEKAKADGYKVIVIDAPLLIEAGWEKMVQTVWVVYVDENTQITRLLERDKISLAAALTRIRAQMPLKEKINYADVVIDNSKGLDNTLAQVMSAWRDIKHE from the coding sequence ATGGTTATTTTGGGATTGACGGGCGGCATCGCAAGCGGCAAAAGTACTGTGAGCGGTATGCTTAAAGATATGGGGGCTTATATCGTTGACGCCGATAAGTTAGCAAGAGAAATCGCGGCCAAGGGTAAACCAACTTGGCGGGAGATTGTTAATCGATTTGGTGATGGTATTCTGGACCCTAACGGAGAAATTGACCGGAAGCGGCTGGGGCAGATGGTTTTTGCCGATGAAGTCTTGCGGAAAGAGTTGGAAAATATCACGCATCCCCGTATAAAGGAAGCGGCTTATGCAGAAATTGAGAAGGCGAAGGCGGATGGATACAAAGTTATTGTTATCGATGCTCCCCTCCTTATTGAAGCGGGATGGGAAAAAATGGTGCAAACAGTTTGGGTGGTTTATGTTGATGAAAATACCCAAATTACCCGCTTGCTGGAGCGGGATAAGATATCTTTGGCGGCAGCCTTAACACGCATCCGTGCCCAAATGCCCTTAAAAGAAAAGATTAATTATGCAGATGTAGTAATTGATAACAGTAAAGGCCTGGATAATACTCTTGCCCAGGTGATGTCAGCATGGCGGGATATTAAGCATGAGTGA
- the tsaA gene encoding tRNA (N6-threonylcarbamoyladenosine(37)-N6)-methyltransferase TrmO codes for MISYKPIGIIKSPFKEPKGTPIQPTAAKGIAGVIEIYPEYMDGLKDIEGFSYLILIYHFHLAKESALLVNPFLDNEAHGIFATRSPSRPNSIGFSVVRLTRVEQNKLHVQDVDIIDETPVLDIKPYVAEFDVREGGKIGWFEKNVHKLSVTKDDGRFAN; via the coding sequence ATGATCAGTTACAAGCCAATCGGCATCATTAAATCACCGTTTAAAGAGCCGAAGGGAACACCTATTCAACCAACTGCGGCCAAAGGCATTGCCGGTGTCATTGAAATATACCCCGAGTACATGGACGGATTGAAAGATATTGAAGGATTTTCTTACCTTATTCTGATTTATCACTTTCATTTGGCAAAGGAGTCGGCTTTATTAGTGAACCCGTTTCTGGATAATGAGGCACACGGTATTTTTGCCACCCGGTCTCCCAGCAGGCCGAACTCAATCGGTTTTTCGGTAGTGCGTCTTACTAGGGTTGAACAGAACAAACTCCATGTCCAGGATGTAGATATTATAGACGAAACTCCTGTTTTGGATATAAAGCCGTATGTAGCCGAATTTGATGTTAGAGAAGGAGGGAAGATTGGCTGGTTTGAAAAAAACGTGCATAAACTTTCAGTTACCAAAGATGACGGAAGATTTGCAAACTAA
- a CDS encoding sulfite exporter TauE/SafE family protein produces MLLTLLLFLLGLSVGAVGTLIGVGGGFILVPVFLLALHYSPQHAVGTSLAIVLLNAVSGTISYIKQKKVYYDAAIRFSLATLPGAVLGSYTAHNFTSRGFYISFGIFLITISILLYLQSKHKPEPSASDLIPFEYNRLLGTLLSVLVGFLSSTFGIGGGIVHVPAMIGLLGFPTHIATATSHFVLAVSAFFGVISHYLLGNILTVPALVIGSGAVFGAQLGAYIAPKTKSQSIRLLLCLALFILGMRMMVGQ; encoded by the coding sequence ATGTTGCTAACCCTGTTATTATTTCTATTAGGTCTAAGTGTCGGCGCAGTCGGTACCTTAATCGGCGTCGGCGGCGGATTCATTCTGGTGCCTGTATTTTTGCTGGCGCTGCATTACTCGCCGCAGCACGCTGTCGGCACCTCGCTGGCTATTGTTTTATTGAATGCTGTATCCGGGACAATCAGTTATATCAAACAAAAAAAAGTATATTATGACGCCGCTATCCGGTTTAGTCTCGCAACCCTGCCGGGAGCCGTGCTTGGCAGTTATACGGCCCATAATTTCACCAGCCGCGGTTTTTATATCAGTTTCGGTATTTTTTTGATTACTATTTCAATTTTGCTTTATTTACAATCCAAACATAAACCGGAACCTTCAGCTTCTGATCTGATTCCCTTTGAATATAACCGCTTGCTGGGAACATTGCTTAGTGTACTGGTCGGCTTTCTCTCCAGCACTTTCGGCATCGGCGGCGGTATTGTCCATGTTCCGGCCATGATTGGCTTACTAGGATTCCCGACGCATATCGCCACCGCCACCTCCCATTTTGTCCTGGCGGTTTCCGCTTTTTTCGGCGTTATATCCCATTATCTTCTCGGCAATATCCTGACTGTCCCGGCGCTGGTCATTGGCAGCGGCGCAGTATTCGGCGCCCAGTTGGGCGCTTATATCGCACCGAAAACAAAATCACAGTCGATTAGGCTCCTGCTTTGCCTGGCCCTATTCATCTTAGGCATGCGGATGATGGTTGGCCAGTAG
- a CDS encoding two-component system sensor histidine kinase NtrB, with protein MSVAEAIVNNNVVYFHQGDESQDSFETTTGIILVDANLRLKNLNREAEKICCIDRTKVIGKKVDDVFKHYGEKFLRIFRISDFDDLYTANLKMKVKEQYVYVHADTLKLRDSAGEVSGMIVVMQDLSAVKAAINQIQITQMLMSLGELAAGVAHHVRSPLTTISGYLQVMLSRLEGDQYTVNRQVLEMMLDEVSCINNVVKELIMFAKPPICKEEGVNVNRVIEEALLLTFKQMGGEKIAIDKQLTETLPPLNIDSNLIKQSLVNVMQNAIEAMPDEGILLVRTWLNAELNMLVIAITDSGPGVTPEILPRVFEPFYTTKLDHMGLGLPVAHRIVSEHGGFININSSNSGKKSGTKVHIYLPIVNDRRRHLQVVHQQILNLQ; from the coding sequence GTGTCTGTAGCTGAGGCGATTGTTAATAACAATGTGGTGTATTTCCACCAGGGAGATGAATCTCAAGATTCATTTGAAACAACCACTGGTATTATTCTTGTTGACGCTAATCTACGTCTAAAAAACTTAAACCGGGAAGCGGAAAAAATATGTTGCATTGACCGGACCAAGGTGATTGGGAAAAAAGTCGATGACGTGTTTAAGCACTATGGCGAAAAGTTTCTGCGGATATTCCGAATTTCGGATTTTGATGACTTGTATACTGCCAATCTCAAAATGAAGGTGAAAGAACAATATGTCTATGTCCACGCTGACACTCTAAAGCTGAGAGACTCTGCCGGTGAAGTCAGCGGCATGATTGTTGTCATGCAGGATCTTTCCGCGGTGAAAGCCGCAATAAACCAGATTCAAATAACCCAAATGCTGATGTCTCTCGGTGAACTGGCAGCCGGGGTGGCTCACCATGTGCGAAGTCCTCTTACCACCATCAGCGGATACTTACAGGTTATGCTAAGCCGATTGGAAGGCGACCAGTATACAGTAAACAGACAAGTGCTTGAAATGATGTTGGACGAGGTATCTTGCATCAACAATGTAGTCAAAGAGCTTATAATGTTTGCAAAGCCCCCGATTTGCAAAGAAGAGGGAGTTAATGTCAATCGAGTTATTGAAGAAGCCTTGCTGCTTACTTTTAAGCAGATGGGCGGCGAAAAAATTGCGATTGACAAACAATTAACAGAAACCTTGCCCCCTCTTAATATTGACAGTAATTTAATTAAACAATCGTTGGTAAACGTGATGCAGAATGCTATAGAAGCAATGCCGGACGAAGGGATATTATTGGTGCGCACCTGGCTTAATGCCGAATTAAATATGTTAGTAATTGCCATTACCGATAGCGGACCGGGAGTAACTCCGGAAATTTTGCCGCGAGTATTTGAGCCATTTTATACTACCAAGCTCGATCACATGGGTCTTGGCTTGCCTGTGGCCCACCGCATCGTAAGTGAGCATGGCGGGTTTATTAATATCAACTCATCAAATAGCGGGAAAAAGAGTGGGACCAAGGTTCACATCTACTTGCCAATTGTTAATGATCGCCGCCGGCACTTACAAGTGGTCCATCAACAAATATTGAATCTTCAGTAA
- a CDS encoding corrinoid protein, which yields MSGKKEELFKKLSDAVVDMNEEEAVIIAKEIVSQQIDAYEAIEQGLSDGMERAGKLFEEEEYFIPELLLCSDAMYAGLDVLKLHLKSEDQGEKRKIVIGVVEGDTHDIGKNLVKIMLETSGFEVIDLGRDIPPQEFVNKAKEVKADIIAVATLMTTTMEGMNTIIQILKEENIKENYKVVIGGAPISQSFADKIGADAYAVNAADAVRIARKLVGATA from the coding sequence ATGTCGGGAAAAAAGGAAGAATTATTTAAGAAACTATCGGATGCTGTTGTGGATATGAATGAGGAAGAGGCTGTAATCATTGCCAAAGAAATTGTGTCACAACAGATTGATGCTTACGAGGCCATTGAGCAGGGCCTTTCCGACGGAATGGAAAGAGCTGGGAAACTATTTGAGGAAGAGGAGTATTTCATTCCGGAACTCCTACTGTGCTCCGATGCAATGTACGCGGGGCTGGATGTGTTAAAGCTGCATCTCAAATCCGAGGACCAAGGGGAAAAACGAAAAATTGTAATCGGGGTTGTGGAAGGAGATACCCATGACATTGGCAAAAACCTGGTAAAAATAATGCTGGAGACTTCCGGTTTTGAAGTTATCGACCTGGGCAGGGATATTCCGCCGCAGGAATTCGTTAATAAGGCCAAAGAAGTCAAGGCGGACATTATTGCCGTCGCAACACTGATGACCACCACTATGGAGGGTATGAACACAATTATCCAGATTTTAAAGGAAGAGAATATAAAAGAAAACTATAAAGTAGTCATTGGTGGCGCTCCCATTTCCCAGAGCTTCGCTGATAAGATTGGGGCCGACGCCTACGCTGTCAACGCTGCCGATGCGGTAAGGATTGCGAGAAAACTTGTGGGAGCGACTGCGTGA
- the mutM gene encoding DNA-formamidopyrimidine glycosylase, which translates to MPEMPEVETIRRTLADRVRGRKIMRVDIGLSRLIKWPSPHEFQALIMGRTIAGLDRRGKYLLFYLDNNIVIVIHLRMTGRLYYVTPGTEHDKYTHVAFFFDNSDALLYADSRTLGTLYVLPSQEICRISGLTSMGPEPLSPEFTLDYLESLLAKRKAKIKSLLLNQQLIGGLGNIYADESLAIAGVDPERIASSLNKNEVERLYSAINRVIADGIEHGGTTFRDYRDGEGHSGSHQQYLYVYGRANQPCRKCGSMIARKEVAGRGTHYCPNCQK; encoded by the coding sequence ATGCCGGAAATGCCTGAGGTGGAGACTATCCGCCGTACCCTTGCCGATAGAGTGCGTGGAAGGAAAATTATGCGCGTAGATATCGGACTATCCCGTTTAATTAAATGGCCATCCCCCCATGAATTCCAGGCGTTAATTATGGGCCGTACTATTGCCGGGCTTGATCGCCGGGGGAAATACTTGCTGTTTTATTTGGACAATAATATAGTCATAGTTATTCACCTTAGGATGACAGGCCGATTATATTACGTGACACCTGGTACAGAACATGATAAATATACCCATGTTGCTTTTTTCTTTGATAACAGTGATGCCTTGTTATATGCAGACAGCCGCACTTTGGGAACATTATACGTTTTACCGTCCCAGGAAATTTGCCGCATTTCAGGATTGACATCCATGGGGCCTGAGCCTTTGTCACCGGAATTCACTCTGGATTACCTGGAAAGTCTTCTTGCGAAGCGGAAAGCTAAAATTAAGTCCTTGCTATTAAATCAGCAGCTTATCGGCGGATTAGGCAATATATACGCCGACGAATCTCTGGCTATCGCAGGAGTTGATCCCGAACGAATTGCCAGTTCTTTAAATAAAAATGAGGTTGAACGGCTTTACTCTGCGATCAATAGGGTGATTGCCGACGGAATCGAACATGGGGGCACCACATTCCGGGACTACCGGGATGGCGAAGGGCATAGCGGCAGTCATCAGCAGTATCTTTACGTTTACGGCAGGGCCAATCAACCTTGTCGAAAGTGTGGAAGCATGATCGCCAGAAAGGAAGTCGCCGGCAGGGGGACGCACTATTGCCCAAATTGCCAGAAGTGA
- the polA gene encoding DNA polymerase I, which produces MSQKFIIIDGSSLVHRAFHALPMLRTATGIYTNAVYGFTTMLVKLLAEYRPDYLVVAFDKGRITFRNESYDRYKANRQATPPELAEQFPLVRELCQAFGIATMEEAGYEADDIIGTLAAKAEDEGLDVFIVTGDRDALQLIQPNIKVLLTKKGISDLDVFDTAALKDKYGLSPEQLIDLKGLMGDKSDNIPGVPGIGEKTACKLLNEFGSLEKILENIDNVAGKRVQEALRCNVDQAILSKKLATIVRDMPLEFTVGNYKITPDSKMLRDLFLKFEFKSLLAKIDTILPGAAGADRRNADPVAEEVCELPQVERVNNSETAKEIIALAKKAGYLACYALTTGHLPSTKLEGLSVTILNKTVYFSARCDGWENLTGLLADNSILKYTHDAKKLLNACYANGFDIRGIAFDSVLAAYLLDPTAATYPLAELAEKYMVSQCRYNISREETPEYAGWASKIIDHFKSALESKLSQTGLLKLYLDIELPLVEVLSSMELSGIKVDRGYLMRMAEEINIKIENLLGEIYRLAEAEFNVNSTKQLGVILFEKIKLPVIKKTKTGYSTDAEVLEKLAGQHPLVDKLLEYRTLTKLKSTYLDGMLPLIDQQTGRIHTSFNQTVTATGRLSSSEPNLQNIPIRTEIGRKIRELFVPGEGYSYLMSADYSQIELRILAHMAGDDSLVEAFRNNQDIHTRTAAEVFGVNMSDVTPEMRARAKAVNFGIVYGISDYGLARDIGVSRKEAGFYIDSYFNRYRGVKNYIEALVANARQNGYVTTMFGRRRYLPDINSSNFNQRSFAERTAMNTPIQGTAADIIKIAMIKVYCALKEEGLRSRLLLQVHDELVIEVAEAELAKVQSIVKHAMEQAGKLIVPLVADIKIGKNWAQAK; this is translated from the coding sequence ATGTCCCAAAAGTTTATAATTATCGATGGCAGTAGTTTAGTGCACAGGGCTTTTCATGCGTTGCCGATGCTTCGTACCGCCACCGGCATTTATACCAATGCAGTTTATGGATTTACTACAATGCTGGTCAAACTATTGGCAGAATATAGGCCTGACTACTTGGTAGTGGCTTTCGATAAAGGGCGCATAACCTTCCGCAACGAGTCCTATGACCGGTATAAAGCTAACCGCCAGGCAACTCCGCCTGAGCTTGCGGAGCAGTTTCCACTTGTTAGGGAGCTTTGTCAGGCCTTTGGTATTGCGACGATGGAAGAAGCGGGTTATGAAGCGGACGATATTATCGGTACCTTGGCGGCCAAAGCGGAAGATGAAGGCCTGGATGTGTTTATTGTTACCGGTGACCGTGATGCGCTGCAGCTTATTCAACCCAATATAAAAGTTTTGCTTACCAAAAAGGGCATATCCGACCTGGATGTATTTGATACCGCTGCCCTAAAAGATAAATACGGCTTGTCTCCCGAACAATTAATTGATTTAAAGGGTCTGATGGGTGATAAGTCGGATAATATTCCAGGCGTTCCGGGAATAGGTGAAAAAACGGCCTGTAAATTGCTTAATGAATTTGGCTCATTGGAAAAAATACTTGAGAACATCGACAATGTAGCCGGGAAAAGAGTGCAGGAAGCGCTGCGTTGCAACGTTGACCAGGCCATACTATCGAAAAAACTGGCTACAATTGTGCGGGACATGCCTTTGGAATTTACTGTCGGTAACTATAAGATTACTCCAGACAGCAAAATGCTTCGGGATTTATTCCTGAAATTTGAATTTAAGAGTTTGCTGGCCAAAATTGATACTATTTTGCCGGGAGCAGCAGGAGCAGATAGAAGAAATGCCGACCCTGTCGCAGAAGAAGTTTGCGAACTGCCCCAGGTCGAAAGAGTAAATAACTCTGAGACAGCAAAAGAAATCATTGCTTTGGCTAAGAAGGCAGGATACCTTGCCTGTTATGCGCTCACTACCGGTCATCTTCCTTCAACTAAACTGGAAGGTTTGTCAGTAACTATCCTGAATAAAACAGTATATTTTTCTGCAAGGTGCGATGGCTGGGAAAATTTAACTGGATTATTGGCTGATAATAGCATTTTAAAATATACTCATGATGCGAAAAAACTATTGAATGCCTGTTACGCCAATGGATTCGACATTCGCGGTATCGCCTTTGACAGCGTGTTGGCCGCGTATCTTCTTGACCCCACTGCTGCTACGTATCCATTGGCGGAGTTAGCGGAAAAATATATGGTGTCGCAATGCCGGTACAATATATCACGGGAAGAAACGCCGGAGTATGCCGGTTGGGCAAGTAAAATCATTGACCATTTTAAATCTGCACTGGAAAGCAAACTATCTCAGACCGGTCTTCTTAAACTTTATCTGGATATTGAATTGCCGCTGGTTGAGGTATTATCATCAATGGAACTTAGCGGTATCAAAGTAGACAGAGGCTACTTAATGCGCATGGCGGAAGAGATTAACATTAAAATTGAAAATCTGCTGGGAGAAATTTACCGGTTGGCGGAGGCGGAGTTCAATGTTAATTCGACTAAACAGCTGGGAGTTATTTTATTTGAAAAGATTAAACTTCCTGTTATCAAAAAGACGAAGACAGGATATTCCACTGACGCTGAAGTACTGGAAAAACTAGCCGGGCAACATCCACTGGTGGACAAGCTGCTGGAATACCGTACATTAACGAAGCTGAAATCAACCTATCTTGACGGCATGCTGCCGCTCATTGATCAACAAACAGGAAGAATACATACTTCTTTCAACCAAACGGTGACTGCAACCGGACGGCTAAGCAGTTCTGAGCCAAATCTGCAGAATATCCCCATTCGTACTGAAATCGGTCGGAAAATACGTGAATTATTTGTTCCCGGTGAAGGGTACTCCTACTTAATGTCAGCCGACTATTCGCAGATCGAACTCAGAATTTTGGCCCACATGGCCGGGGATGACAGCCTGGTCGAGGCATTTCGCAATAATCAGGATATTCATACACGTACGGCAGCGGAAGTATTTGGTGTGAATATGTCCGATGTAACTCCGGAAATGAGAGCAAGAGCCAAAGCTGTCAATTTCGGTATTGTTTACGGGATCAGCGACTACGGGCTCGCTCGGGATATTGGTGTGAGCCGAAAAGAAGCGGGGTTCTATATTGATAGTTATTTCAACCGATACCGGGGCGTAAAAAATTATATTGAGGCTTTGGTTGCTAATGCCCGCCAAAATGGCTATGTTACTACTATGTTTGGACGGCGGCGCTACTTGCCGGATATCAATAGCAGCAATTTTAACCAACGGTCTTTTGCAGAACGTACCGCTATGAATACCCCAATTCAAGGAACTGCTGCCGACATTATCAAAATTGCTATGATTAAGGTCTATTGCGCTCTTAAAGAAGAAGGTTTACGCAGTCGCTTGCTTTTGCAGGTTCATGATGAATTGGTGATTGAAGTTGCTGAAGCCGAATTGGCAAAGGTGCAGTCTATTGTTAAACATGCTATGGAGCAGGCAGGAAAACTGATTGTTCCCCTCGTTGCCGATATAAAGATCGGGAAGAATTGGGCACAAGCCAAATAA
- a CDS encoding lytic transglycosylase domain-containing protein: MGVRTWLKVLIIFIILTAVCSYTVFKSDRFQKKYLFPFNYQDIVYHYALEYDLNPFLVAGVIRTESRFIAEARSHKGAVGLMQIMPETGHWVAEQQGYREYSDVILNDPLVNIWFGSWYLSSLKKEFQGNEVLFLAAYNGGRGNVKQWMRQYGWTNDFSDIEQIPFMETREYVKKVLYNKKRYQELYGR, from the coding sequence TTGGGAGTACGGACTTGGCTAAAAGTCCTGATAATCTTCATTATCTTAACTGCCGTATGCAGTTATACTGTATTCAAAAGTGACCGGTTTCAGAAAAAATATTTATTTCCTTTTAACTATCAGGATATTGTATACCACTATGCTTTAGAATACGATCTCAATCCTTTTCTGGTTGCCGGGGTAATTCGGACAGAGAGTAGGTTCATTGCTGAAGCACGGTCACATAAGGGAGCGGTAGGTTTAATGCAAATTATGCCGGAAACAGGTCATTGGGTAGCCGAACAGCAAGGTTACAGGGAATACTCGGATGTCATTCTTAACGATCCGCTGGTTAACATTTGGTTCGGTTCCTGGTACTTGTCCTCTCTCAAAAAAGAATTCCAGGGCAATGAGGTGTTGTTTCTGGCTGCTTACAATGGCGGTAGGGGAAACGTAAAACAGTGGATGCGGCAATACGGATGGACAAATGATTTTTCTGATATTGAGCAAATACCTTTTATGGAAACCAGAGAATATGTAAAAAAAGTGTTGTATAACAAGAAACGATATCAAGAATTGTATGGTAGGTAG
- a CDS encoding L,D-transpeptidase family protein has protein sequence MPLIRIIIFTIVLLFSPVTFSLAKQTPAAVVSPGIVINVPSRTLELYSADQLFKEYPVAVGKSTTPTPLGNYSIISKEVNPDWYPPDQNGRVVPSGPENPLGYRWLGIWSTTYGIHGTNAPWSIGSAVSNGCIRMYEPDVEELFELVDYGTPVKVTYDRVKVKIDNQGQAVVRIYPDIYHLGSIVTNADIRRQLGLYHLNGFVSNEILPKVIDESTDKAAVVARLFSVVINDQTLREKGIAVEGTRYIPISSIAEYLRMSITWDDPTKTIQVGTRSFPGVINGKIIYVSEANAEVLLDGYSVWHSEDNCWTFSKLAVHLNNKQIDLKVKKIDGALAVSAGALADILGYSSNWDLSKQIFLLIGKKEMRQVPIKLIGSEPYVYLTNINEFYNVHVYWNEPANTIELTYPAP, from the coding sequence TTGCCACTGATTAGGATTATTATTTTTACTATTGTCTTATTGTTTTCACCAGTTACTTTCAGCTTGGCGAAGCAAACCCCGGCGGCGGTAGTTTCTCCAGGTATCGTCATTAATGTTCCCAGCCGCACGCTTGAGCTTTATTCCGCTGATCAACTATTTAAGGAATATCCTGTTGCTGTGGGAAAATCAACAACTCCTACGCCGCTGGGTAATTATTCAATTATTAGCAAAGAAGTGAACCCAGATTGGTATCCTCCAGATCAAAATGGAAGAGTAGTGCCGTCAGGGCCTGAAAACCCTTTGGGATATAGGTGGCTGGGAATATGGTCCACTACTTATGGTATTCATGGTACAAACGCGCCCTGGTCGATTGGATCGGCAGTTTCTAACGGGTGTATACGCATGTATGAACCCGATGTGGAGGAATTATTTGAATTAGTAGATTATGGGACTCCGGTCAAAGTGACCTATGATCGGGTTAAGGTTAAAATAGATAATCAAGGACAGGCGGTAGTACGCATATATCCTGATATTTATCATCTTGGCAGCATCGTAACAAACGCGGACATCAGAAGGCAACTCGGTCTTTATCACCTAAACGGTTTCGTATCTAACGAAATCCTGCCCAAAGTAATTGACGAATCTACAGATAAGGCTGCTGTGGTTGCGAGATTATTCTCGGTGGTAATAAATGATCAGACACTCAGAGAAAAGGGTATCGCTGTTGAAGGTACCCGGTATATTCCGATTTCATCTATCGCAGAGTATTTAAGAATGTCGATAACATGGGATGATCCAACTAAGACAATACAAGTTGGAACAAGATCCTTTCCCGGAGTTATTAACGGGAAAATAATATATGTGTCTGAGGCTAATGCTGAGGTACTGCTTGATGGTTATTCAGTATGGCATAGTGAAGACAACTGTTGGACGTTTTCTAAATTGGCTGTTCATCTTAATAATAAGCAAATTGATCTTAAAGTAAAAAAGATCGACGGCGCACTTGCTGTATCAGCCGGCGCATTGGCTGATATATTAGGGTATTCATCAAACTGGGATTTAAGCAAACAGATTTTCTTGCTTATTGGCAAAAAAGAAATGCGGCAAGTTCCTATCAAACTCATCGGGTCTGAACCTTACGTTTATCTCACTAATATCAATGAGTTTTATAATGTCCACGTATATTGGAACGAACCGGCGAATACCATCGAGTTAACCTATCCGGCGCCATAA